A stretch of the Alnus glutinosa chromosome 6, dhAlnGlut1.1, whole genome shotgun sequence genome encodes the following:
- the LOC133870180 gene encoding uncharacterized protein LOC133870180 isoform X2 — translation MSTAEMEQLTSGASNRIIPVLKALRTSLIFVYTLLLSLTLFLLPRRRRRLSPSMDEPPQTSKWSKRRREEEDTVRRRALAESLDMGFETGDGDCRCRWSTFLFFGARGNALFCRSWVPVSAEWKGILIIIHGLNEHSGRYAHFARQLTSCKFGVYAMDWIGHGGSDGLHGYVPSLDHVVADTVASYPYIEGMLEGIVLTSPALRVKPAHPIVGAMAPIFSLVAPRFQFKGANKRGIPVSRDPAALLAKYSDPLVYTGPIRVRTGHEILRISSYLMRSFRSVSVPFFVLHGTADKVTDPLASQDLYKEAASKFKNIKLYDGFLHDLLFEPEREEIARDIINWMEKRVSAGIGNVHNIC, via the exons ATGTCGACGGCGGAGATGGAGCAGCTGACCTCCGGGGCGAGCAACCGAATAATCCCGGTCCTCAAGGCGCTGAGGACGTCCCTCATATTCGTCTACACGCTGCTCCTCTCTCTCACGCTCTTCCTCCTGCCGCGCCGCCGCCGGCGGCTCTCGCCTTCTATGGACGAGCCGCCTCAGACGTCCAAGTGGTCTAAGCGGAGAAGGGAGGAGGAGGACACCGTGAGAAGGAGGGCCTTGGCAGAGAGCCTCGACATGGGCTTCGAGACCGGCGACGGGGACTGCCGGTGCCGATGGTCCACGTTCCTGTTTTTCGGGGCGCGTGGGAATGCCCTCTTCTGCCGGTCGTGGGTTCCGGTGTCCGCTGAATGGAA GGGCATTTTGATTATCATACACGGGCTTAATGAGCACAG TGGGAGATATGCTCATTTTGCGAGGCAACTAACATCATGCAAGTTTGGAGTCTATGCGATGGACTGGATAG GTCATGGAGGGAGCGATGGATTGCATGGATATGTTCCTTCACTTGACCATGTTGTTGCAGACACG GTGGCTTCGTACCCTTACATTGAAGGCATGTTGGAGGGAATTGTCTTGACGTCACCAGCTTTGCGTGTGAAGCCAGCTCATCCAATTGTTGGG GCTATGGCTCCTATTTTTTCTCTGGTTGCTCCAAGGTTCCAGTTTAAAGGAGCGAATAAAAGGGGCATTCCAGTTTCCAGGGATCCTGCCGCACTGTTGGCAAAGTATTCTGATCCTTTAGTATATACGGGACCCATAAGGGTGAGAACAGGCCACGAGATATTGCGCATTTCTTCTTATTTGATGAGGAGCTTTAGGTCAGTGAGTGTCCCATTCTTTGTTCTCCATGGAACTGCTGATAAAGTGACAGATCCGCTAGCCTCCCAGGATCTGTACAAGGAGGCAGCTTCCAAGTTTAAAAACATAAAGCTTTATGATGGCTTCTTGCATGACCTTCTCTTTGAGCCTGAACGAGAAGAGATTGCAAGGGATATAATTAACTGGATGGAGAAGAGAGTAAGTGCTGGCATTGGAAATGTTCATAATATCTGCTAA
- the LOC133870180 gene encoding uncharacterized protein LOC133870180 isoform X1, whose translation MSTAEMEQLTSGASNRIIPVLKALRTSLIFVYTLLLSLTLFLLPRRRRRLSPSMDEPPQTSKWSKRRREEEDTVRRRALAESLDMGFETGDGDCRCRWSTFLFFGARGNALFCRSWVPVSAEWKGILIIIHGLNEHSGRYAHFARQLTSCKFGVYAMDWIGHGGSDGLHGYVPSLDHVVADTGAFLEKIKSENPGIPCFLFGHSTGGSVVLKVASYPYIEGMLEGIVLTSPALRVKPAHPIVGAMAPIFSLVAPRFQFKGANKRGIPVSRDPAALLAKYSDPLVYTGPIRVRTGHEILRISSYLMRSFRSVSVPFFVLHGTADKVTDPLASQDLYKEAASKFKNIKLYDGFLHDLLFEPEREEIARDIINWMEKRVSAGIGNVHNIC comes from the exons ATGTCGACGGCGGAGATGGAGCAGCTGACCTCCGGGGCGAGCAACCGAATAATCCCGGTCCTCAAGGCGCTGAGGACGTCCCTCATATTCGTCTACACGCTGCTCCTCTCTCTCACGCTCTTCCTCCTGCCGCGCCGCCGCCGGCGGCTCTCGCCTTCTATGGACGAGCCGCCTCAGACGTCCAAGTGGTCTAAGCGGAGAAGGGAGGAGGAGGACACCGTGAGAAGGAGGGCCTTGGCAGAGAGCCTCGACATGGGCTTCGAGACCGGCGACGGGGACTGCCGGTGCCGATGGTCCACGTTCCTGTTTTTCGGGGCGCGTGGGAATGCCCTCTTCTGCCGGTCGTGGGTTCCGGTGTCCGCTGAATGGAA GGGCATTTTGATTATCATACACGGGCTTAATGAGCACAG TGGGAGATATGCTCATTTTGCGAGGCAACTAACATCATGCAAGTTTGGAGTCTATGCGATGGACTGGATAG GTCATGGAGGGAGCGATGGATTGCATGGATATGTTCCTTCACTTGACCATGTTGTTGCAGACACG GGGGCTTtcctagaaaaaattaaatcagaGAACCCTGGAATACCGTGCTTCCTCTTTGGTCATTCTACTGGAGGTTCTGTGGTTTTGAAG GTGGCTTCGTACCCTTACATTGAAGGCATGTTGGAGGGAATTGTCTTGACGTCACCAGCTTTGCGTGTGAAGCCAGCTCATCCAATTGTTGGG GCTATGGCTCCTATTTTTTCTCTGGTTGCTCCAAGGTTCCAGTTTAAAGGAGCGAATAAAAGGGGCATTCCAGTTTCCAGGGATCCTGCCGCACTGTTGGCAAAGTATTCTGATCCTTTAGTATATACGGGACCCATAAGGGTGAGAACAGGCCACGAGATATTGCGCATTTCTTCTTATTTGATGAGGAGCTTTAGGTCAGTGAGTGTCCCATTCTTTGTTCTCCATGGAACTGCTGATAAAGTGACAGATCCGCTAGCCTCCCAGGATCTGTACAAGGAGGCAGCTTCCAAGTTTAAAAACATAAAGCTTTATGATGGCTTCTTGCATGACCTTCTCTTTGAGCCTGAACGAGAAGAGATTGCAAGGGATATAATTAACTGGATGGAGAAGAGAGTAAGTGCTGGCATTGGAAATGTTCATAATATCTGCTAA